One part of the Brevundimonas sp. NIBR11 genome encodes these proteins:
- a CDS encoding CpaF family protein codes for MFGKRTSGPGGVATEPRPAPAPPPAQAFEESFPSQPQQGTQTQAFAFNAEASEPQNAFAHTSGRAASAPSSPAADRLDALAARPKAAAPPPASSGPGPKATAGFEQLKKAQAVAEIVREQSDYYHATKTTIFNALMNTIDLAQLAQLDTKAASEEIRDIVAELVAIKNVSMSVAEQEHLVQDIVNDVLGYGPLEPLLGRDDIADIMVNGAGRVFIEVNGKVQLTNVRFRDNTQLMNICQRIVSQVGRRVDESSPICDARLPDGSRVNVIAPPLAIDGATLTIRKFKKDKLTMKNLVEYASISPEGARVLGVIGACRCNIVISGGTGSGKTTLLNTLTAFIDPTERVITCEDAAELQLQQPHVVRLETRPPNLEGQGTITMRDLVKNCLRMRPERIIVGEVRGPEAFDLLQAMNTGHDGSMGTLHANSPREAISRMESMITMGGYGLPSKTIREMIVGSVDVIIQAARLRDGSRRITHITEVVGLEGDVIVTQDLFIYEITGEDENGKIVGRHRSTGIARPRFWDRARYYGLERELAEALDAAE; via the coding sequence GTGTTCGGCAAACGCACATCCGGACCCGGAGGCGTGGCGACCGAGCCCCGGCCTGCGCCTGCTCCGCCGCCGGCGCAGGCCTTCGAGGAGTCCTTCCCGTCGCAACCCCAGCAGGGCACGCAGACCCAGGCTTTCGCCTTCAACGCCGAGGCTTCCGAGCCCCAGAACGCCTTCGCCCATACGTCGGGCCGCGCGGCCTCGGCCCCGTCCTCGCCCGCCGCCGACCGTCTCGACGCCCTGGCCGCACGGCCGAAAGCCGCCGCGCCTCCGCCGGCCAGCAGCGGGCCCGGCCCAAAGGCCACGGCCGGCTTCGAACAACTGAAGAAGGCCCAGGCCGTCGCCGAGATCGTGCGCGAGCAGAGCGACTACTACCACGCCACCAAGACGACGATCTTCAACGCCCTGATGAACACCATCGACCTGGCCCAGCTGGCCCAGCTCGATACGAAGGCGGCGTCCGAAGAGATCCGCGACATCGTCGCCGAGCTGGTGGCGATCAAGAACGTCTCCATGTCGGTGGCCGAGCAGGAGCACCTGGTTCAGGACATCGTCAACGACGTCCTGGGCTACGGCCCGCTGGAGCCCTTGCTGGGTCGGGACGACATCGCCGACATCATGGTCAACGGCGCCGGCCGTGTGTTCATCGAGGTGAACGGCAAGGTCCAGCTGACCAACGTCCGCTTCCGCGACAACACCCAGCTGATGAACATCTGCCAGCGGATCGTGAGCCAGGTCGGCCGCCGCGTGGACGAGAGCTCCCCGATCTGCGACGCCCGTCTGCCCGACGGCTCCCGCGTCAACGTCATCGCCCCGCCTCTGGCCATCGACGGCGCGACCCTGACGATCCGGAAGTTCAAGAAAGACAAGCTGACGATGAAGAACCTGGTGGAGTACGCCTCCATCAGTCCGGAAGGGGCGCGGGTTCTGGGCGTCATCGGCGCCTGCCGCTGCAACATCGTCATCTCGGGCGGCACGGGTTCGGGCAAGACGACGCTCTTGAACACCCTGACCGCCTTCATCGACCCGACCGAGCGCGTCATCACCTGCGAGGACGCCGCCGAACTGCAGCTGCAGCAGCCGCACGTCGTCCGTCTGGAAACCCGCCCGCCCAACCTCGAGGGCCAGGGCACGATCACCATGCGGGATTTGGTCAAGAACTGCCTGCGGATGCGCCCCGAGCGGATCATCGTCGGCGAGGTGCGCGGACCGGAAGCCTTCGACCTGCTGCAGGCCATGAACACCGGCCACGACGGCTCGATGGGGACGTTGCATGCCAACTCCCCGCGCGAAGCCATCAGCCGGATGGAGTCCATGATCACCATGGGCGGCTACGGGCTTCCGTCCAAGACCATCCGCGAGATGATCGTCGGCTCGGTCGACGTGATCATCCAAGCCGCCCGCCTGCGCGACGGTTCGCGCCGCATCACCCACATCACCGAGGTTGTGGGTCTGGAAGGCGATGTGATCGTGACCCAGGACCTGTTCATCTACGAGATCACGGGCGAGGACGAGAACGGCAAGATCGTCGGCCGTCACCGCTCGACAGGCATCGCCCGTCCCCGCTTCTGGGACCGCGCCCGCTACTACGGCCTGGAGCGCGAACTGGCCGAAGCCCTGGACGCGGCGGAGTAG
- a CDS encoding CpaE family protein yields MSNAFASRPFDDLDDEFDADLDFMPAAVAPQPMAGGDINPREPLQFTAPAGAPSAPVGAVVAHPGGLPMPQGGAPAGYNPVGELVAGAASALAPSGLQVEVTVPRIAIHVFGERQDTLAAAERAGQDRRMSRATTQIRVGGIPGALDAYAHEPTPPLIIVECMEDPQTLLWQVDRLAEVCDAGTKVVVIGATNDIILFRELMKRGVSEYLVAPVQPLQLIAAIGGLFSDPAQPFVGRSIAFVGARGGAGASSVAHNTAYAMSERIGANTVIVDYDLPFGTAGLDFNQDPLSGIAEALGQPDRLDAVLLDRMMVRCTDKLSLFAAPATLDTDWDISPDAFEEVTSQIRGTAPFVVLDLPHIWTGWMRKTLISADEVVVVATPDLASLRNAKNMIDLIRSGRPNDAPPRLVLNQVGVPGRPEIPAKDFGAALGVHPSLSIPFDAKLFGAAANNGQMILDAGAKSKAAEAFSTLAQIVSRRELPMLAAPGKGGAKASGGESKSMFAGLFKKKS; encoded by the coding sequence ATGAGCAACGCCTTCGCCTCGCGCCCATTCGACGATCTCGACGACGAGTTCGACGCCGACCTGGACTTCATGCCGGCCGCCGTCGCGCCCCAGCCCATGGCGGGCGGGGACATCAATCCGCGCGAACCCCTGCAGTTCACAGCCCCCGCCGGGGCGCCGTCGGCTCCGGTCGGCGCGGTCGTGGCCCATCCGGGCGGCTTGCCCATGCCTCAGGGCGGAGCGCCCGCCGGTTACAATCCGGTCGGCGAACTGGTCGCCGGGGCGGCTTCCGCCCTCGCGCCGAGCGGCCTGCAGGTCGAGGTCACCGTGCCTCGCATCGCCATCCACGTCTTCGGCGAGCGTCAGGACACCCTGGCCGCCGCCGAGCGCGCGGGCCAGGACCGGCGGATGTCGCGCGCCACGACCCAGATCCGCGTCGGCGGCATCCCGGGCGCGCTGGACGCCTATGCTCACGAACCGACACCGCCCCTGATTATCGTCGAGTGCATGGAGGATCCGCAGACCCTCCTGTGGCAGGTCGACCGGCTGGCCGAGGTCTGCGACGCCGGCACCAAGGTCGTCGTCATCGGCGCGACCAACGACATCATCCTGTTCCGCGAACTGATGAAGCGCGGCGTCAGCGAGTATCTGGTCGCTCCGGTACAGCCGCTGCAGCTGATCGCGGCCATCGGCGGGCTGTTCTCCGACCCGGCCCAGCCGTTCGTCGGGCGCTCCATCGCCTTCGTGGGCGCCCGGGGCGGAGCGGGGGCTTCGTCGGTCGCGCACAACACCGCCTACGCGATGTCCGAGCGGATCGGCGCCAATACGGTCATCGTCGACTACGACCTCCCATTCGGCACGGCGGGCCTGGACTTCAACCAGGACCCGCTGTCGGGCATCGCCGAGGCCCTGGGCCAGCCCGACCGTCTGGACGCGGTCCTGCTGGACCGGATGATGGTCCGCTGCACCGACAAGCTCAGCCTGTTCGCGGCGCCCGCGACCCTGGACACCGACTGGGACATCTCGCCCGACGCCTTCGAGGAGGTGACCAGCCAGATCCGGGGCACCGCGCCCTTCGTGGTGCTGGACCTGCCGCACATCTGGACCGGGTGGATGCGCAAGACCCTGATCTCGGCCGACGAGGTCGTGGTGGTGGCGACGCCGGATCTGGCGTCCTTGCGCAACGCCAAGAACATGATCGACCTGATCCGCTCTGGCCGTCCGAACGACGCGCCGCCGCGTCTGGTGCTCAATCAGGTCGGCGTGCCGGGTCGTCCGGAAATCCCGGCCAAGGATTTCGGCGCGGCCCTGGGCGTCCACCCCAGCCTGTCGATCCCCTTCGACGCCAAGCTGTTCGGCGCGGCCGCCAACAACGGCCAGATGATCCTCGACGCCGGGGCCAAGTCCAAGGCCGCCGAGGCCTTTTCGACCCTGGCCCAGATCGTCTCGCGTCGCGAACTGCCGATGCTGGCCGCGCCCGGCAAGGGAGGCGCCAAGGCCTCGGGGGGCGAGTCGAAGTCGATGTTCGCCGGTCTGTTCAAGAAGAAGTCGTAA
- a CDS encoding prepilin peptidase, with the protein MDIVSLILLSILPGLVIAAALSDLTTMRIPNWLSGSLIVGFFPAALAVGLPLETVGMHGAVAFVALLVGMGLFALRVIGGGDAKLIAAACLWLGPSASFQFILWTAVFGGLLSLALIVARRDVAPHIVGGPGWLHTLLEAKGDIPYGIAICVGALMAFPSSALLATFAAG; encoded by the coding sequence ATGGACATCGTCTCTCTCATTCTTCTCAGCATCCTGCCGGGCCTGGTCATCGCCGCCGCCCTGTCGGACCTGACCACGATGCGGATCCCGAACTGGCTGTCGGGATCACTGATCGTCGGTTTCTTTCCGGCCGCCCTGGCCGTGGGCCTGCCGCTGGAAACCGTCGGCATGCACGGCGCCGTGGCCTTTGTCGCCCTTCTGGTCGGCATGGGTCTGTTCGCCCTGCGGGTCATCGGCGGGGGAGACGCCAAGCTGATCGCCGCGGCCTGTCTGTGGCTGGGGCCGTCGGCCTCTTTCCAATTCATTCTCTGGACCGCCGTGTTCGGAGGATTGCTGTCGCTGGCGCTGATCGTCGCCCGTCGCGATGTCGCGCCGCACATCGTCGGCGGACCGGGGTGGCTGCACACGCTTCTGGAGGCCAAGGGCGACATCCCCTACGGCATCGCCATCTGCGTCGGCGCCCTGATGGCGTTTCCGTCCAGCGCGCTGCTGGCGACATTCGCCGCAGGATAG
- a CDS encoding CpaD family pilus assembly protein yields MTRTLFLVGAVTAAVSLAGCMGAPAEGFGPVPINPTSRFSLQVEPGLDRVALAVHEEGLSQNQTLALRDMVNRFAVEGAPMLTVEAPSGDDPVSSAAAWAVKGALEAQGVPPSQVRVVTYFAPDPRAPVLVGFETVRAVVPQCGQSWTNLTRTGNNAGSANFGCAVNANLAAQIANPRDIVTPRAMTPSDAARRSVVFDHYRAGEQTAAVRETLVDRGRVSNAVD; encoded by the coding sequence ATGACCCGCACCCTTTTCCTCGTCGGCGCCGTCACGGCCGCCGTCAGCCTGGCCGGCTGCATGGGCGCCCCGGCCGAGGGCTTCGGCCCGGTTCCGATCAATCCGACATCGCGTTTCTCCCTGCAGGTCGAGCCCGGTCTGGACCGGGTGGCCCTGGCCGTGCACGAGGAGGGTCTGTCGCAAAACCAGACCCTGGCCTTGCGCGACATGGTTAATCGCTTCGCCGTCGAGGGCGCGCCGATGCTGACGGTCGAGGCGCCGTCGGGCGACGATCCCGTTTCTTCGGCCGCCGCCTGGGCCGTCAAGGGCGCCCTGGAAGCCCAGGGCGTACCGCCGTCTCAGGTTCGGGTCGTGACCTATTTTGCGCCGGATCCCCGCGCGCCTGTCCTGGTCGGCTTCGAGACCGTCCGCGCCGTGGTGCCCCAATGCGGTCAGTCGTGGACCAATCTGACCCGGACCGGAAACAACGCCGGCAGCGCCAACTTCGGCTGCGCCGTCAACGCCAACCTGGCCGCGCAGATCGCCAACCCGCGCGACATCGTCACGCCCCGCGCCATGACGCCTTCGGACGCCGCGCGGCGGTCGGTGGTGTTCGATCATTACCGGGCGGGCGAACAGACGGCGGCGGTGCGCGAAACGCTCGTGGATCGCGGGCGCGTCTCGAATGCGGTGGACTGA
- the cpaB gene encoding Flp pilus assembly protein CpaB, whose amino-acid sequence MKPARIAVICIAAVAAIGLALVVRAMGSSSGEPAAVAAAAEPARPMAKVLVAARDLAPGQRLTDADLEWKDWPADEVNPAFITDGSVPVPQAEAAAEGEEAAKPEEEAKPEGAVARVTRAAEELTGGGAKSEYLGSVVREPILAGEPIVSRKIVRAGDSGYMAAYLEPGMRAMSIAVSTETAAGGFILPGDRVDVIVTVELERRSEDDANQPKFASRLVLQNVKVLAIDQSTRAEDDQQAVVGATATLEIAPNDTETLALAKAAGTLSLTLRSYADTAGPSGRVGPVARTPVAQRPSQVRVFRGGEPEVVSIP is encoded by the coding sequence ATGAAGCCCGCCCGTATCGCCGTCATCTGCATCGCCGCCGTGGCCGCCATCGGCCTGGCCCTGGTCGTGCGCGCCATGGGATCGTCCTCGGGCGAGCCCGCAGCAGTCGCCGCCGCCGCCGAACCCGCGCGCCCGATGGCCAAGGTTCTGGTCGCCGCGCGTGACCTGGCCCCCGGTCAGCGCCTGACCGACGCCGATCTGGAATGGAAGGACTGGCCCGCCGACGAGGTCAATCCGGCCTTCATCACCGACGGGTCGGTGCCTGTGCCGCAGGCCGAAGCCGCCGCCGAGGGCGAAGAGGCCGCCAAGCCCGAGGAAGAGGCCAAGCCCGAAGGCGCGGTCGCCCGCGTCACCCGCGCCGCCGAGGAACTGACCGGCGGCGGAGCCAAGAGCGAATATCTCGGCTCGGTCGTGCGCGAACCGATCCTGGCGGGTGAGCCCATCGTCAGCCGCAAGATCGTGCGCGCCGGGGACAGCGGCTATATGGCCGCCTATCTGGAGCCCGGCATGCGGGCCATGTCGATCGCCGTCTCGACCGAGACCGCCGCCGGGGGCTTCATCCTGCCGGGCGACCGGGTCGATGTGATCGTGACCGTCGAGCTGGAGCGGCGCTCCGAAGACGACGCGAACCAGCCGAAATTCGCGAGCCGTCTGGTGCTGCAGAATGTGAAGGTCCTGGCCATCGACCAGTCGACCCGCGCCGAGGACGACCAGCAGGCCGTGGTCGGCGCCACCGCCACCCTGGAGATCGCCCCGAACGACACCGAGACCCTGGCCCTGGCCAAGGCGGCCGGGACCCTGTCCCTGACGCTGCGCTCCTATGCCGACACGGCCGGGCCGTCAGGCCGGGTGGGGCCGGTCGCCCGCACGCCCGTAGCCCAGCGCCCCTCGCAGGTTCGCGTCTTCCGCGGCGGAGAGCCCGAAGTGGTGAGCATCCCATGA
- a CDS encoding type II and III secretion system protein family protein has translation MSPAVKRILSLACAGLVVAGSAAPLQAQTYGGERQTVAAGSGPRLINLPRGTSFSVDLPADARDVIVSNPAVAEANVHSPRRITVIGIAPGETDAVFLDAAGRQILTLRIRVDAGVSALQDTLSRVAPGAQIHAEAVNDSIVLTGLVTSSAEAERAVSVARAFVSAPEKVLNMMTVADSDQVTLRVRVVEVQRDAIKQLGFDTNAVLGRVGNAQFMLGQAANFATNGSLLGGLTGGISRDTRFQPQLVIPCSPGVTGTCYGVIDGPNNRYNIENWDTATARETVGDDGLNRGNATIKAFERVGLIRTLAEPNLTSVNGESASFLAGGEYPVPTGRDRDGNVTIEFKPYGVNLAFRPVVLSGGRISLQINVEVSELTQTGGITLGAGTAGALSIAGLNVRRVQNTVEIPSGGSMMIAGLLQEETRQTIDGLPGIGALPVLGQLFRSRDYLSGETELAVIVEPFIVNPTSRDRLQTPADGLRIATDAQTIFFGQLNQAYGSPAPTASPTAGWQGPVGYVIE, from the coding sequence ATGAGCCCCGCCGTGAAGCGTATCCTGTCCCTCGCCTGCGCCGGGTTGGTCGTCGCCGGCTCGGCCGCGCCCCTTCAGGCCCAGACCTATGGCGGGGAGCGCCAGACGGTGGCCGCCGGCTCGGGCCCGCGCCTCATCAATCTGCCGCGCGGCACCTCCTTCTCGGTCGATCTGCCCGCCGATGCGCGGGACGTGATCGTGTCGAACCCGGCCGTGGCCGAGGCCAATGTGCATTCGCCGCGCCGCATCACCGTCATCGGCATCGCGCCGGGCGAGACCGACGCGGTCTTCCTGGACGCCGCCGGACGCCAGATCCTGACCCTGCGCATCCGCGTCGATGCGGGGGTCTCCGCCCTGCAGGACACGCTGAGCCGCGTCGCGCCTGGCGCCCAGATCCACGCCGAGGCCGTCAACGACAGCATCGTCCTGACCGGCCTGGTCACCTCCTCGGCCGAGGCGGAACGCGCCGTCTCGGTGGCGCGGGCCTTCGTCTCGGCGCCCGAGAAGGTGCTGAACATGATGACGGTGGCCGACAGCGATCAGGTCACCCTGCGGGTCCGCGTCGTCGAGGTGCAGCGCGACGCCATCAAGCAACTGGGCTTCGACACCAATGCGGTGCTGGGCCGGGTCGGCAACGCCCAGTTCATGCTCGGGCAAGCCGCGAACTTCGCCACCAACGGAAGCCTGCTGGGCGGGCTAACCGGCGGCATCAGCCGCGACACCCGTTTCCAGCCGCAGTTGGTCATTCCCTGTTCGCCCGGCGTGACCGGCACCTGCTACGGTGTGATCGACGGCCCTAACAATCGCTACAACATCGAGAACTGGGATACCGCCACCGCGCGCGAGACCGTCGGCGACGACGGGCTGAACCGCGGAAACGCCACCATCAAGGCCTTCGAGCGGGTCGGTTTGATCCGCACCCTGGCCGAACCGAACCTGACCTCGGTCAACGGCGAGAGCGCCAGCTTCCTCGCCGGCGGCGAATATCCCGTGCCGACGGGTCGCGACCGCGACGGCAATGTCACGATCGAGTTCAAGCCATACGGCGTGAACCTGGCCTTCCGGCCCGTGGTTCTGTCCGGCGGCCGGATCTCGCTGCAGATCAATGTTGAGGTCTCGGAGCTGACCCAGACTGGCGGCATTACTCTGGGGGCGGGGACGGCGGGCGCGCTGAGCATCGCCGGCCTGAACGTGCGTCGCGTGCAGAACACCGTCGAAATTCCGTCCGGCGGGTCGATGATGATCGCCGGATTGCTGCAGGAAGAGACGCGCCAGACCATCGACGGCCTTCCGGGCATCGGCGCCCTGCCGGTCCTCGGGCAGCTGTTCCGTTCGCGCGACTATCTGTCGGGCGAGACCGAGCTGGCCGTCATCGTCGAACCCTTCATCGTCAACCCGACCTCGCGCGATCGCCTGCAGACCCCGGCCGACGGCCTTCGGATCGCGACCGACGCCCAGACCATCTTCTTCGGACAGTTGAACCAGGCCTACGGTTCGCCCGCCCCGACCGCCTCGCCGACCGCCGGCTGGCAGGGGCCGGTGGGCTATGTGATCGAGTGA